In Zingiber officinale cultivar Zhangliang chromosome 3B, Zo_v1.1, whole genome shotgun sequence, a single window of DNA contains:
- the LOC121968621 gene encoding uncharacterized protein LOC121968621 isoform X3 — protein MDRVIFYLGDEGGVDGEAGKKIVSIRVPEGGLEGLRIVIRNGEKRSNATTSMLIRPPDELGFLKSCCLCRRELNPCQDVYIILKNIAGETRGFAVMNAVLAEFYWMNEESWRRLREIE, from the exons ATGGATAGGGTCATCTTCTACCTCGGCGATGAAGGCGGTGTCGACGGCGAGGCCGGCAAGAAGATAGTGAGCATCAGAGTGCCCGAGGGCGGCCTCGAAGGCCTTCGGATCGTCATACGCAACGGGGAGAAAAGATCGAATGCGACGACGAGCATGCTGATACGGCCGCCTGATGAGTTGGGATTTCTCAAGTCATGCTGCCTGTGCAGGAGGGAGCTCAACCCGTGCCAGGATGTGTACAT aattttgaagaaTATCGCAGGGGAGACCAGGGGTTTTGCAGTGATGAATGCCGTTCTCGCCGAATTCTACTGGATGAACGAAGAGAGCTGGAGGCGACTGCGAGAGATAGAGTGA
- the LOC121968621 gene encoding FCS-Like Zinc finger 17-like isoform X2: protein MDRVIFYLGDEGGVDGEAGKKIVSIRVPEGGLEGLRIVIRNGEKRSNATTSMLIRPPDELGFLKSCCLCRRELNPCQDVYMGDQGFCSDECRSRRILLDERRELEATARDRVKGHRRRRHRETPNKISELDLNRRISAAV from the exons ATGGATAGGGTCATCTTCTACCTCGGCGATGAAGGCGGTGTCGACGGCGAGGCCGGCAAGAAGATAGTGAGCATCAGAGTGCCCGAGGGCGGCCTCGAAGGCCTTCGGATCGTCATACGCAACGGGGAGAAAAGATCGAATGCGACGACGAGCATGCTGATACGGCCGCCTGATGAGTTGGGATTTCTCAAGTCATGCTGCCTGTGCAGGAGGGAGCTCAACCCGTGCCAGGATGTGTACAT GGGAGACCAGGGGTTTTGCAGTGATGAATGCCGTTCTCGCCGAATTCTACTGGATGAACGAAGAGAGCTGGAGGCGACTGCGAGAGATAGAGTGAAGGGTCATCGTCGTCGTCGGCATCGTGAAACGCCGAACAAGATCTCCGAACTAGATCTAAATAGGAGGATATCGGCAGCGGTTTGA
- the LOC121968621 gene encoding FCS-Like Zinc finger 17-like isoform X1 translates to MDRVIFYLGDEGGVDGEAGKKIVSIRVPEGGLEGLRIVIRNGEKRSNATTSMLIRPPDELGFLKSCCLCRRELNPCQDVYMYRGDQGFCSDECRSRRILLDERRELEATARDRVKGHRRRRHRETPNKISELDLNRRISAAV, encoded by the exons ATGGATAGGGTCATCTTCTACCTCGGCGATGAAGGCGGTGTCGACGGCGAGGCCGGCAAGAAGATAGTGAGCATCAGAGTGCCCGAGGGCGGCCTCGAAGGCCTTCGGATCGTCATACGCAACGGGGAGAAAAGATCGAATGCGACGACGAGCATGCTGATACGGCCGCCTGATGAGTTGGGATTTCTCAAGTCATGCTGCCTGTGCAGGAGGGAGCTCAACCCGTGCCAGGATGTGTACATGTACAG GGGAGACCAGGGGTTTTGCAGTGATGAATGCCGTTCTCGCCGAATTCTACTGGATGAACGAAGAGAGCTGGAGGCGACTGCGAGAGATAGAGTGAAGGGTCATCGTCGTCGTCGGCATCGTGAAACGCCGAACAAGATCTCCGAACTAGATCTAAATAGGAGGATATCGGCAGCGGTTTGA